The genomic DNA TAAAAGAGGTAAATTCTAGAATTAAAATTATTCTTCAAAAGAATTTACGTTCATTTGTGGTGTGTAGAATGAAAAAGAAGTTTATTTGCAATAATTTTCTGAATTTTATATAGTTAATTTTAATATAAATAATTGCAGTGGAGCTTTCCAATCGGGAAGCTTTTTCCAGTGAAATAAATCAAATTCTTTCTAGAGTGGGCCAGTCCCGCAGCGCATTAACGATTTAATGTGATCGGGACAGACCCATTATAATTATTTATGAAGGTTTCACATCAATTTGTTCTACCATGGCCGGTTTCTTGCTGAATTTACTTAAAACCATACCTATAAAAGTACCTACGAGCGCTGGCACGATCCATTCTAACCCAACGGAGGAAAGCGGAAGAATATCTTTCATTTTTTGAATCGGGCCCAAATCCAAACCAAATGCATTTAAGCCGCTAATCACGGCAAATATTCCAGTAAATAACATGGCGCTTCTGTGTACTTTTTTCGAATCCCTAAAGAATTTGTTAAAAAAGGTAAGTATGATTAACACAATTGTTAATGGATATGCCGTGACAAGGAACGGAATTGATACTTTAAGTATTTGGTTTAATCCCAGGTTTGATAACATGAATCCTACAAAAGTAACCACTAATACAACTGATTTATAGCTTGCTTTTGGAATGAGATTTGAAAAATATTGGCCGCAAGCTGTAGTTAATCCCACCACTGTTGTGAAACAAGCTAACGTAAAAATTAAACCAAGTAAAGCTGTGCCACTTTGTCCCAATAAAAGCGTTGAAGCAGAAGACAAGATGTCCGCGCCGTTTTCAAAAGATTCGTTTGAAGCCATTTTTCCTCCAATCATTCCCAGATTGACATACACCAGTGCAAGCAAAGCCCCTGCAATCATACCGGCTTTCAAAGTATACTCTGTTAACTTCTTACTATCTTGCACTCCTCTTTGTTG from Bacillus methanolicus MGA3 includes the following:
- the brnQ gene encoding branched-chain amino acid transport system II carrier protein, translating into MKKFDILVIGLMLFSMFFGAGNLIFPPFLGAQSGTSYWPAMLGFIITGVGLPFAVLLAVSLVKGGFQTIGNRVHPVFSKVFMVIVYLSIGPFLAIPRNANVAYEMSIKPFLGESLNSTLFLFLYTVVFFFLVYVISLNPAKMEKYMGRWITPILLLSMIILCAVGFVKMDAPLQSPSGAYQTGAFSKGFIEGYNTMDALAALAFGIVILNSIQQRGVQDSKKLTEYTLKAGMIAGALLALVYVNLGMIGGKMASNESFENGADILSSASTLLLGQSGTALLGLIFTLACFTTVVGLTTACGQYFSNLIPKASYKSVVLVVTFVGFMLSNLGLNQILKVSIPFLVTAYPLTIVLIILTFFNKFFRDSKKVHRSAMLFTGIFAVISGLNAFGLDLGPIQKMKDILPLSSVGLEWIVPALVGTFIGMVLSKFSKKPAMVEQIDVKPS